AAATTTTTTTCCATTATGTACTGCAATGGTATGACCTATCATTTCCGGTGTAATCGTTGAACGTCTGGACCATGATTTAATAATTTTTCTGTCACTTGTCTGATTCATTGCTTCAATCTTTTTCATCAGATGAGCATCTATAAAAGGTCCTTTTTTAACCGAACGAGCCATTTACTTATTCCTCCTCTTCACGATAAACTTATTCGTAGACTTATTTTTCCTCGTCTTATAACCTTTAGTAGGTTGACCCCATGGAGTAACAGGATGTCTTCCACCTGAAGTCTTTCCTTCTCCACCTCCGTGTGGATGATCTACAGGGTTCATGGCAACACCTCTAACGTGAGGACGCTTCCCAAGCCATCGGGTTCTGCCGGCTTTTCCAAAAGAGACATTTATATGATCCGGATTACTGACCTGTCCGATTGTAGCCATACACCTCACATGAACTAACCTTACCTCACCTGACCCCATTCTGATGGTAGCATAGTCGCCTTCTCTTGCCATTAACTGTGCAGAACATCCGGCACTTCTAACAAGCTGTCCGCCTTTTCCTGGGCGTAATTCAATATTATGAATTGTAGTACCTACCGGTATATTTGATAATGGCAGTGCATTGCCTGTCTTTATCTCACTATCAGGTCCGGAAGTAACAGTTTCTCCAACCTTCAATCCATCCGGAGCAATTATGTACCTCTTCTCTCCATCAGCATAATTGAGCAAGGCAATCCTTGCTGACCTGTTAGGGTCATATTCAATGCCGGTTACTTTCGAAAAAATTCCGGTTTTATTTCTC
The sequence above is a segment of the Nitrospirota bacterium genome. Coding sequences within it:
- the rpsS gene encoding 30S ribosomal protein S19, with the protein product MARSVKKGPFIDAHLMKKIEAMNQTSDRKIIKSWSRRSTITPEMIGHTIAVHNGKKFIPVYITENMIGHKLGEFSPTRTFKAHAGIKSEKATSVK
- the rplB gene encoding 50S ribosomal protein L2, with product MGLKTYNPTSPGVRGKVAVTFEEITKTKPEKSLIEHKRSSGGRNNNGRITADHQGGGHIQHYRIIDFKRNKTGIFSKVTGIEYDPNRSARIALLNYADGEKRYIIAPDGLKVGETVTSGPDSEIKTGNALPLSNIPVGTTIHNIELRPGKGGQLVRSAGCSAQLMAREGDYATIRMGSGEVRLVHVRCMATIGQVSNPDHINVSFGKAGRTRWLGKRPHVRGVAMNPVDHPHGGGEGKTSGGRHPVTPWGQPTKGYKTRKNKSTNKFIVKRRNK